From a region of the Salvelinus fontinalis isolate EN_2023a chromosome 13, ASM2944872v1, whole genome shotgun sequence genome:
- the LOC129869002 gene encoding lipase member H-like produces the protein MSFWWCLALLLGSIAIYSAHECDVFTDLDLHHSIIGTSLYVKLLLYTRANIICGHELSHHNLSAQPLFNVTKPTTFIVHGYRPTGSPPVWIHNITQQLLARGDMNVLLVDWNRGATNVNYMKVVTYTHDTADNLTAFIKNMQEKGASLSSIHMIGISLGAHISGFVGAKFNGKIGRITALDPAGPMFTGKPPEDRLDPTDAQFVDVVHTDMDAFGFRKPLGHIDFYPNGGADQPGCPKTIFSGSSYFKCDHQRSVFLYLGSINRTTCNIRAFPCSSYTEFLDGRCMDCDQFKPAGCPVFGYDSIEWKDTLVPLNQTMAFFTTNKQTPFCRTNYRVDVVTWNHDTRWGYITIKLHNGNEVTEATINHKASKFEKYSETRLLAQFDKDIQKVYKISIKFSTGNALQPKLKLRVLRIRLTHLERKDRPLCRYDVILEENKELTFRPIPCEESNF, from the exons atgtccttttggtggtgcCTGGCACTGCTGCTGGGATCTATTGCAATATACAGCG CCCATGAATGTGATGTGTTCACTGATCTGGACCTCCATCACTCTATCATCGGGACCAGCCTGTATGTGAAGCTGTTGCTGTACACCAGAGCTAATATTATCTGTGGTCACGAGCTGTCCCACCACAACCTGTCAGCCCAGCCCCTGTTCAACGTCACCAAACCCACCACCTTTATCGTTCATGGCTACCGTCCTACGGGCTCTCCACCCGTCTGGATCCATAACATCACACAGCAGCTGCTGGCCCGCGGAGACATGAACGTCCTGTTGGTAGACTGGAACCGCGGAGCTACCAATGTCAACTACATGAAAGTTGTGACCTACACACACGATACAGCAGACAACCTCACTGCCTTCATCAAAAATATGCAG GAGAAGGGTGCCTCTCTTAGTTCCATCCATATGATTGGAATCAGTCTTGGAGCTCACATCTCAGGCTTTGTTGGAGCCAAATTCAATGGAAAAATTGGGAGGATCACAG CTCTAGATCCAGCGGGGCCTATGTTCACTGGGAAACCCCCAGAGGACCGTCTGGACCCCACAGATGCACAGTTTGTGGACGTGGTGCACACAGACATGGACG CATTTGGGTTCAGGAAGCCTTTGGGCCACATTGATTTCTATCCTAATGGTGGAGCCGACCAGCCTGGCTGTCCAAAGACCATCTTCTCAG GGTCCAGCTATTTTAAGTGTGACCACCAGAGATCAGTGTTCCTCTATCTGGGCTCCATTAACCGGACCACCTGTAACATCAGGGCCTTCCCATGCTCTTCCTACACCGAATTCCTGGACGGACGCTGCATGGACTGTGATCAATTCAAACCTGCCGGATGCCCAGTCTTTG GGTATGATAGCATTGAGTGGAAGGACACTCTTGTGCCTCTGAATCAAACCATGGCTTTCTTCACCACCAATAAACAGACTCCATTCTGCA ggacgaACTATAGGGTGGACGTTGTAACATGGAACCATGATACTCGCTGGGGCTACATCACCATCAAACTACACAATGGTAATGAGGTGACAGAGGCAACAATAAACCA tAAAGCATCCAAGTTTGAGAAGTACTCAGAGACCAGATTATTGGCCCAGTTTGATAAGGACATACAGAAGGTCTACAAGATCTCAATCAAATTCTCTACAGGGAATGCATTACAGCCTAAACTCAAACTACGAGTGCTCCGCATCCGTCTCACACACCTGGAGCGTAAAGACAG gcctctcTGCCGCTATGACGTCATCCTGGAGGAGAACAAAGAGTTGACCTTCAGACCCATCCCCTGTGAGGAGTCCAACTTCTGA
- the si:dkey-71d15.2 gene encoding SH3 domain-containing kinase-binding protein 1 isoform X1 codes for MEQVNGVELPPMELYCDRNIGQTSSALTADIEDFDAIVSVTETLNQLAAHVEDERFRSQILSSAAQSNPDLQEDVQVAPTQEGETQEKEELDLSSVISLISTQTAPTNTPVLPVIEKKLHRPPRPTKLSSSSSSTVASVPHPFSTLLPGALSAILRVTLPPHLTSNPKPRREPSAQGALTLEQVQTELRDLREEVEMMKSQHNKEIQLLMNELDEEKRIRLSVQMEVAQMKKRNSK; via the exons ATGGAACAGGTGAATGGTGTAGAGTTACCACCAATGGAGCTGTATTGCGATAGGAACATTGGCCAAACAAG CTCTGCCCTCACCGCGG ACATTGAAGATTTTGATGCTATCGTTTCGGTCACAGAGACGCTGAATCAATTGGCAGCACATGTGGAAGACGAAAGATTTCGGTCACAGATTCTGTCATCG GCTGCTCAGTCTAACCCTGACTTACAGGAAGATGTGCAGGTAGCCCCTAcacaggagggagagacacaaGAGAAAGAGGAGCtggacctctcctctgtcataTCACTCATCAGCACCCAGACAGCACCTACAAACACCCCTGTTTTGCCT GTGATTGAAAAGAAGCTTCACCGCCCTCCAAGGCCCACAaagctctcctcctcttcatcatccaCTGTTGCCAGTGTTCCCCACCccttctccaccctcctccctggGGCTCTCTCTGCTATCCTGCGTGTGACCCTgccccctcacctcacctctaaccccaagCCCAGGAGGGAGCCAAGTGCCCAGGGcgcactgaccctagaacaggtgCAGACAGAGCTCCGCGACTTGAGGGAAGAGGTAGAAATGATGAAGAGCCAGCACAA CAAAGAGATTCAACTGCTGATGAATGAGCTGGATGAGGAGAAAAGGATTCGTTTGTCAGTACAg ATGGAGGTGGCACAGATGAAGAAGCGCAATTCCAAATGA
- the si:dkey-71d15.2 gene encoding SH3 domain-containing kinase-binding protein 1 isoform X2, translating into MELYCDRNIGQTSSALTADIEDFDAIVSVTETLNQLAAHVEDERFRSQILSSAAQSNPDLQEDVQVAPTQEGETQEKEELDLSSVISLISTQTAPTNTPVLPVIEKKLHRPPRPTKLSSSSSSTVASVPHPFSTLLPGALSAILRVTLPPHLTSNPKPRREPSAQGALTLEQVQTELRDLREEVEMMKSQHNKEIQLLMNELDEEKRIRLSVQMEVAQMKKRNSK; encoded by the exons ATGGAGCTGTATTGCGATAGGAACATTGGCCAAACAAG CTCTGCCCTCACCGCGG ACATTGAAGATTTTGATGCTATCGTTTCGGTCACAGAGACGCTGAATCAATTGGCAGCACATGTGGAAGACGAAAGATTTCGGTCACAGATTCTGTCATCG GCTGCTCAGTCTAACCCTGACTTACAGGAAGATGTGCAGGTAGCCCCTAcacaggagggagagacacaaGAGAAAGAGGAGCtggacctctcctctgtcataTCACTCATCAGCACCCAGACAGCACCTACAAACACCCCTGTTTTGCCT GTGATTGAAAAGAAGCTTCACCGCCCTCCAAGGCCCACAaagctctcctcctcttcatcatccaCTGTTGCCAGTGTTCCCCACCccttctccaccctcctccctggGGCTCTCTCTGCTATCCTGCGTGTGACCCTgccccctcacctcacctctaaccccaagCCCAGGAGGGAGCCAAGTGCCCAGGGcgcactgaccctagaacaggtgCAGACAGAGCTCCGCGACTTGAGGGAAGAGGTAGAAATGATGAAGAGCCAGCACAA CAAAGAGATTCAACTGCTGATGAATGAGCTGGATGAGGAGAAAAGGATTCGTTTGTCAGTACAg ATGGAGGTGGCACAGATGAAGAAGCGCAATTCCAAATGA
- the LOC129869001 gene encoding serine/arginine repetitive matrix protein 1-like has protein sequence MPKMVRHHSGPPRFKPRSYSDGYNNMPHEEHYSPHLRGQRGFRGHPGKAPPSWRDSRGRGHAHFAKSHTLIGERRERQFNQWRSQNQDSFNTCPSQSEPHHGHRRAPPSRPNCPPQAQHRSSPHSPAQWHQGQRGAPIHGQHPGHRSPSPYQPPDRRPPPSPSPHSSFMGTHKHPGPFHEEDRSWGARPHHSPGKRLFEGPGRGGKRWNGPGPFPHPHNSERGPSGTTQKNPREFHGRGPYPERWSAERDPRQQHGVVGREREGSGRRSAEWAQEGSSRHPPHRSPAWKGVSSSFYQNSPQGRPSGQPHKRNFQECGPGLGLEHGHPKCPRREIPQYFSRGFGGRPLSLMDKSLLMKGRKIRAESVMRLKAPPLRPRGADIKNHEEEFPHASRENAQSKFALRQERFQAKAEPLRKRAIPHQSPAKSSRNSESHKEHVDSQRALSTHSSSSIDRRLARDLVVVSQWQAPGTNSSSKDSPPRDRSRPPQNKTEPYYNSDEQLTLNERFSKIHDSSPSPSPRDWRYAERQTDKPQENHTPERPFRNPRPPRRPSFCPSSPNHKPGPPPQRKPGPDLPGPFRKPLMGGVVPRPFSQRPVFRKSQSILSKYRNMPTMRQRVPPNRGSNYRRW, from the exons ATGCCAAAGATGGTCAGACATCACTCCGGACCTCCTCGGTTCAAGCCCAG GTCCTACTCGGATGGCTACAACAACATGCCACACGAAGAGCATTACAGCCCTCATCTCAGGGGTCAGAGAGGATTCCGGGGCCACCCAGGAAAGGCCCCTCCAAGCTGGAGAGATTCCAGAGGCAGAGGACACGCTCACTTTGCCAAAAGTCACACACTGATAGGAGAACGGCGGGAGCGACAATTCAATCAGTGGAGGTCCCAAAACCAGGATTCCTTCAACACATGTCCCTCTCAATCGGAGCCCCATCATGGACACAGGAGGGCACCCCCATCCAGGCCAAACTGTCCTCCCCAAGCCCAGCATAGGTCCTCCCCACACAGTCCTGCACAATGGCACCAGGGCCAGAGGGGAGCACCTATCCATGGACAACACCCAGGTCACAGATCACCCTCACCATACCAACCCCCTGACAGGAGGCCACCACCCTCACCATCCCCCCACAGTTCCTTCATGGGCACCCACAAGCACCCAGGTCCTTTCCATGAAGAGGATAGGAGCTGGGGTGCCCGGCCGCACCATAGCCCCGGGAAGAGGTTGTTTGAGGGCCCAGGTCGTGGGGGGAAGCGCTGGAATGGGCCAGGGCCCTTTCCCCACCCACACAATAGTGAACGTGGACCTTCTGGCACCACCCAGAAAAATCCACGGGAGTTTCATGGCAGAGGCCCATATCCAGAGAG GTGGTCTGCTGAGCGAGATCCCAGGCAACAGCATGGAGTGgtgggaagggagagggagggcagCGGACGCCGCAGCGCTGAGTGGGCACAGGAAGGCAGCTCTCGGCACCCTCCCCACAGATCCCCCGCATGGAAAGGCGTTTCATCTTCTTTCTACCAGAACAGCCCGCAGGGAAGACCAAGTGGACAACCTCACAAGCGGAATTTTCAGGAGTGCGGACCAGGCCTTGGTCTGGAGCATGGTCATCCAAAGTGCCCTCGGAGAGAGATCCCACAATACTTCTCTAGGGGATTTGGCGGCCGTCCCTTGTCTCTCATGGACAAGAGTCTCTTGATGAAGGGGCGTAAAATTAGAGCGGAGTCGGTGATGCGGCTCAAAGCACCTCCACTTCGACCCAGAGGAGCAGATATCAAGAACCATGAAGAGGAATTTCCGCATGCGTCCAGAGAAAATGCACAATCCAAGTTCGCTCTTCGGCAGGAGCGTTTCCAAGCAAAGGCTGAGCCGCTGAGGAAGAGAGCCATACCTCATCAGTCACCTGCCAAGTCATCCAGGAACTCTGAGTCACACAAGGAACATGTGGACTCTCAGCGCGCCTTGAGCACACACAG ctcttccTCTATAGACCGACGGTTGGCTCGTGACCTAGTCGTCGTGTCCCAGTGGCAAGCGCCTGGGACAAACTCCAGCTCAAAGGACAGCCCCCCAAGGGATAGAAGTAGACCACCACAGAACAAAACAG AGCCCTATTACAATTCAGATGAACAACTTACGCTGAATGAACGCTTCTCTAAAATTCATGACTCCAGTCCTTCCCCTTCTCCAAGAGACTGGAGATATGCAGAAAG GCAAACGGACAAGCCACAGGAGAACCACACGCCTGAAAGACCCTTCAGGAATCCAAGACCACCTCGG AGACCCAGCTTCTGTCCCAGCAGCCCAAATCATAAACCAGGTCCTCCTCCCCAGAGAAAGCCAGGCCCTGATCTGCCTGGTCCCTTTAGGAAGCCACTCATG GGAGGCGTTGTGCCACGTCCCTTCTCTCAGAGGCCAGTGTTCAGGAAGAGCCAGAGCATCCTATCAAAATACCGCAACATGCCGACGATGCGTCAACGTGTACCACCCAACAGAGGGTCGAATTACCGCCGCTGGTGA